A window of Sphingomonas adhaesiva contains these coding sequences:
- a CDS encoding mechanosensitive ion channel family protein: MTVATDWLTRYGIAVPDRADAIEAAVAGGLVLLMLAVGLAAARTLGPRLADWWKAHAGRTAGVLRPRLSAILRHGTAALLLALLLVAYPWSALAGVPIGIALGAAAAMTVHHVMRGVGIPRWASWTVEAIVFVTLVSRAVGGLEPITRTLDAIGVTVGSRRLSLLALVSTLVTVVVLIALVRLANRVLGHSIEGARALDPTQKILAQKIAGIAAVVVAFFFGIDLLGIDLTAFAVFSGAFGLAVGFGMQKTIGNLIAGIILLMDRSIKPGDVIAVGTSFGWVNKIGVRAVSVVTRDGKEHLIPNEDLMTREVENWSYSDRNVRVRIPVRVPYDCDLKVAQALMLKAAIDSPRVLDSPKPNVWLTAFGTDGVEHEILAWISDPESGVGNVKSDVLNRLWVAFREAGIAIPFAQREVYVRGWTGPSEPLPRP, from the coding sequence ATGACCGTCGCGACCGACTGGCTGACGCGGTATGGCATCGCCGTGCCCGATCGCGCCGATGCGATCGAGGCCGCGGTGGCCGGGGGCCTCGTCCTGCTGATGCTGGCGGTCGGCCTGGCTGCCGCGCGGACGCTCGGCCCGCGGCTGGCGGATTGGTGGAAGGCGCACGCCGGGCGCACCGCGGGCGTACTGCGCCCGCGGCTGAGCGCGATCCTGCGTCACGGCACCGCCGCGCTGCTGCTGGCGCTGCTGCTCGTCGCCTATCCCTGGTCCGCGCTGGCCGGGGTGCCGATCGGCATCGCGCTCGGTGCCGCCGCCGCCATGACCGTCCACCATGTGATGCGCGGCGTCGGCATCCCGCGCTGGGCGTCGTGGACGGTCGAGGCGATCGTCTTCGTCACGTTGGTCAGCCGCGCGGTCGGCGGACTGGAGCCGATCACGCGCACGCTGGACGCGATCGGCGTCACGGTCGGATCGCGGCGGCTCTCGTTGCTGGCGCTGGTCAGCACGCTGGTGACCGTCGTCGTGCTGATCGCGCTGGTCCGCCTCGCCAATCGCGTATTGGGTCATTCGATCGAGGGCGCGCGCGCGCTCGACCCGACGCAGAAGATCCTGGCGCAGAAGATCGCCGGCATCGCCGCGGTGGTGGTCGCCTTCTTCTTCGGGATCGACCTGCTGGGGATCGACCTCACCGCCTTCGCCGTCTTCTCCGGCGCGTTCGGACTGGCGGTCGGCTTCGGGATGCAGAAGACGATCGGCAATTTGATCGCGGGCATCATCCTGCTGATGGATCGATCGATCAAACCGGGCGACGTCATCGCGGTCGGCACCAGCTTCGGCTGGGTCAACAAGATCGGCGTGCGCGCGGTGTCGGTGGTCACCCGCGACGGCAAGGAGCATCTGATCCCGAACGAGGACCTGATGACCCGCGAGGTCGAGAACTGGTCCTATTCCGATCGCAACGTGCGGGTCCGCATTCCGGTGCGCGTGCCGTACGATTGCGACCTGAAGGTGGCGCAGGCGCTGATGCTCAAGGCCGCGATCGACTCGCCGCGCGTGCTCGACAGCCCGAAGCCCAACGTGTGGCTGACCGCGTTCGGCACGGACGGCGTCGAGCATGAGATACTGGCGTGGATCAGCGATCCGGAGAGCGGGGTCGGCAACGTGAAGTCGGACGTGCTGAACCGGCTGTGGGTCGCGTTCAGGGAAGCGGGGATCGCGATCCCCTTCGCGCAGCGCGAGGTGTATGTGCGGGGTTGGACGGGACCGAGCGAGCCGTTACCCCGGCCTTGA
- the metC gene encoding cystathionine beta-lyase, whose protein sequence is MSERSDKPATQVVGAGRRREWTQGIVNTPVWRASTILYDDVAHLRAAGGRDTHHRLFYGRRGTPTQWSLADALTELEPGAENTFLYPSGVAAIAAVLLTVLSPGDELLLVDSAYDPTRSMADGLLGRFGVTTRYYDPLIGAGIAEVIGPATRAIFMESPGSLTFEVQDVPAITAIARERGIATILDNTWATPLLFPAIAHGVDYTMLACTKYVVGHSDVMLGSVTAAPGRFAALRDTSFQLGQVVSPDDAWLGSRGLRTMAVRLKQHEASALNIARWLGEQPDVAEVRHPALPSCPGHDIWRRDFAGSSGLFSFALAGGDERARAALIDSLDRFGIGYSWGGFESLALPVDPHRYRSATTPKFAGPLVRLQIGLEDPDDLIADLARGLDAFRRARG, encoded by the coding sequence ATGAGCGAACGCTCCGACAAGCCCGCGACGCAGGTGGTCGGCGCGGGTCGACGCCGCGAATGGACGCAGGGGATCGTCAACACGCCCGTGTGGCGCGCCTCGACGATCCTGTACGACGATGTCGCGCACCTGCGCGCGGCGGGGGGACGCGACACGCACCACCGCCTCTTCTACGGTCGCCGCGGTACCCCGACGCAGTGGAGTCTGGCCGACGCCCTGACCGAGCTGGAGCCGGGCGCGGAAAACACCTTCCTCTATCCCAGCGGGGTCGCGGCGATCGCGGCGGTGCTGCTGACCGTGTTGTCGCCCGGCGACGAGTTGCTGCTGGTCGACAGCGCCTATGATCCCACGCGGTCGATGGCGGACGGGCTGCTCGGGCGCTTCGGCGTCACGACGCGCTATTACGATCCGCTGATCGGCGCCGGTATCGCCGAGGTGATCGGCCCCGCCACGCGCGCGATCTTCATGGAAAGCCCCGGCAGCCTGACCTTCGAGGTACAGGACGTCCCCGCCATCACCGCCATCGCGCGCGAGCGCGGCATCGCCACGATCCTGGACAACACCTGGGCCACGCCGCTGCTGTTTCCGGCGATCGCGCACGGCGTCGATTACACGATGCTTGCCTGCACCAAATATGTCGTCGGCCATTCCGACGTCATGCTCGGCTCGGTCACGGCCGCGCCGGGTCGATTCGCGGCGCTGCGCGATACCAGTTTCCAACTTGGTCAGGTCGTCAGCCCCGACGATGCGTGGCTGGGCAGCCGGGGCCTGCGTACCATGGCGGTGCGGCTGAAGCAGCACGAAGCGAGCGCGCTGAACATCGCGCGCTGGCTGGGCGAGCAGCCCGACGTCGCCGAGGTACGCCATCCCGCGCTGCCGTCGTGCCCCGGCCATGACATATGGCGGCGCGACTTCGCGGGATCGTCCGGGCTGTTTTCGTTCGCGCTGGCGGGCGGCGACGAGCGCGCGCGCGCCGCGTTGATCGATTCGCTCGACCGTTTCGGCATCGGCTACAGCTGGGGCGGGTTCGAAAGCCTGGCGCTGCCGGTCGATCCGCACCGCTATCGCAGCGCCACCACGCCCAAGTTCGCCGGCCCGCTGGTGCGATTGCAGATCGGACTGGAGGATCCCGACGACCTGATCGCGGATCTGGCGCGCGGGCTCGACGCCTTCCGCCGCGCACGCGGATGA
- a CDS encoding sulfurtransferase, translated as MEPLVTPAWLAAHADAPDLRIADASYHVSLAGEPVRDAAAEFAAGHIPGAVFMDLAAFSDTASPLPSTMPGPAQFASRMGKLGLGDGTRIVLYDDAAHRTAARAWVMLRAFGFTDVAILDGGLAAWKAAGLPLDRGAVTPRPRHATPREVGVGLRDMAQVRSALDGGAEQLVDARSAARFTGEEADPRAGVAPGHMPGARNLPYGRLFEPHGTWKRGDALAEAFRTAGVDLDRPMTMTCGSGITASVLAFGAHLLGRDASVYDGSWTEWGTDPTTPKATGAAA; from the coding sequence ATGGAACCGCTCGTCACCCCCGCCTGGCTCGCCGCCCATGCCGATGCCCCCGACCTGCGCATCGCCGATGCCAGCTACCACGTCTCGCTGGCCGGCGAGCCGGTGCGCGATGCCGCGGCGGAGTTCGCCGCCGGGCACATCCCCGGCGCGGTGTTCATGGACCTCGCGGCATTTTCCGACACCGCCAGTCCGCTGCCCTCGACCATGCCGGGGCCGGCGCAGTTCGCCAGCCGCATGGGCAAGCTGGGGCTCGGCGACGGGACGCGGATCGTCCTCTACGACGATGCAGCGCACCGCACCGCGGCGCGCGCCTGGGTGATGCTGCGTGCGTTCGGCTTCACCGATGTCGCGATCCTGGACGGCGGGCTGGCCGCGTGGAAGGCAGCTGGCCTGCCGCTCGACCGCGGTGCCGTCACCCCCCGTCCCCGTCACGCCACCCCGCGCGAGGTCGGCGTCGGGCTGCGTGACATGGCGCAGGTCCGATCGGCGCTGGATGGGGGTGCCGAACAACTGGTCGACGCCCGCTCCGCCGCGCGCTTCACCGGCGAGGAGGCGGACCCGCGCGCAGGCGTCGCCCCCGGCCACATGCCCGGGGCCCGCAACCTGCCCTATGGTCGCCTGTTCGAACCCCACGGGACATGGAAGCGCGGCGACGCGCTGGCGGAGGCCTTCCGCACGGCGGGCGTCGACCTCGACCGCCCGATGACGATGACGTGCGGCTCCGGCATCACCGCGAGCGTGCTCGCGTTCGGCGCGCACCTGCTGGGCCGCGACGCATCGGTCTACGACGGCAGCTGGACCGAATGGGGCACGGACCCCACCACCCCCAAGGCGACGGGAGCGGCGGCATGA
- the queF gene encoding preQ(1) synthase, with the protein MTPKHLGQSTPLPASPEQAELDYVPNPRRDQLYLVRFTSPEFTSLCPVTGQPDFAHLVIDYAPAETIVESKSLKLFLGAFRNHAAFHEDCTVGIGERLFREMTPRWLRIGGYWYPRGGIPIDVFWQSGAAPEGLWLPDQGVAPYRGRG; encoded by the coding sequence ATGACCCCCAAGCATCTAGGCCAGTCGACGCCGCTTCCCGCCTCGCCCGAGCAGGCCGAGCTCGACTATGTCCCCAATCCGCGCCGCGACCAGCTGTACCTGGTGCGCTTCACCAGCCCGGAATTCACCTCGCTGTGTCCCGTCACCGGCCAGCCAGACTTCGCGCATCTGGTGATCGACTATGCGCCGGCGGAGACGATCGTCGAATCGAAATCGCTGAAGCTGTTCCTGGGCGCGTTCCGCAACCATGCGGCGTTCCACGAGGATTGCACCGTCGGCATCGGCGAGCGGCTGTTCCGCGAGATGACGCCGCGCTGGCTGCGTATCGGGGGCTATTGGTATCCGCGCGGCGGCATTCCGATCGATGTCTTCTGGCAGTCTGGCGCCGCGCCGGAGGGATTGTGGCTGCCGGATCAGGGCGTGGCGCCGTATCGCGGGCGGGGATGA
- the purB gene encoding adenylosuccinate lyase yields MIPRYARPDMTAIWTPEARYRIWFEIEAHATDALAELGVVPKSAAEALWRWWATNPAIDVDAIDAIEAVTKHDVIAFLTWVAEQVGDEARFMHQGMTSSDVLDTTLSVQLARAADLLLADIDQLLVVLKRRAKEHKLTPTIGRSHGIHAEPVTFGLKLAQAHAEFRRHRTRLAAAREDIATCAISGAVGTFANVDPRVEEHVAAKLGLAIEPVSTQVIPRDRHAMFFATLGVIAGSIERVATEVRHLQRTEVLEAEEYFSPGQKGSSAMPHKRNPVLTENLTGLARMVRGYVTPALENVALWHERDISHSSVERYIAPDATITLDFALVRLTGVIDKLLVYPERMQKNLDRMGGLVHSQRVLLALTQAGVSREDSYRLVQRNAMKVWESDGQLSLQELLKADPEVTAALSPSEIDEKFDLGYHFKHVDTIFDRVFS; encoded by the coding sequence ATGATCCCCCGCTACGCCCGTCCCGACATGACCGCGATCTGGACCCCCGAGGCGCGCTACCGCATCTGGTTCGAGATCGAGGCACATGCGACCGACGCGCTCGCCGAGCTCGGCGTGGTGCCCAAGAGCGCGGCCGAGGCGCTGTGGCGCTGGTGGGCGACCAACCCCGCGATCGACGTCGACGCGATCGATGCCATCGAGGCGGTGACCAAGCATGACGTGATCGCCTTCCTGACGTGGGTGGCCGAGCAGGTCGGCGACGAGGCGCGCTTCATGCATCAGGGCATGACCTCCTCCGACGTGCTCGACACCACGCTGTCGGTCCAGCTGGCGCGCGCCGCCGACCTGCTGCTGGCCGACATCGATCAGTTGCTCGTGGTGCTGAAGCGCCGTGCGAAGGAGCATAAACTGACGCCGACGATCGGGCGCAGCCACGGCATCCACGCCGAGCCGGTGACGTTCGGGCTGAAACTGGCACAGGCGCATGCCGAGTTCCGCCGGCACCGCACCCGCCTCGCCGCCGCGCGCGAGGACATCGCCACCTGCGCGATCTCCGGCGCCGTCGGCACGTTCGCCAACGTCGATCCGCGGGTCGAGGAACATGTCGCCGCCAAGCTGGGCCTCGCGATCGAGCCGGTTTCCACACAGGTCATCCCGCGCGACCGTCACGCGATGTTCTTCGCCACGCTGGGCGTGATCGCGGGCTCGATCGAGCGCGTCGCGACCGAGGTACGACACCTGCAACGCACCGAGGTGCTGGAGGCGGAGGAGTATTTCTCGCCCGGACAGAAGGGTTCGTCGGCGATGCCGCACAAGCGCAACCCGGTGCTGACCGAGAATCTGACCGGGCTGGCGCGGATGGTGCGCGGCTATGTCACGCCGGCGCTGGAGAACGTGGCGCTATGGCATGAGCGCGACATCAGCCACTCCTCGGTCGAGCGCTACATCGCGCCGGACGCGACGATCACGCTCGACTTCGCGCTGGTGCGGCTCACCGGCGTGATCGACAAGCTGCTCGTCTATCCCGAGCGGATGCAGAAGAACCTGGACCGCATGGGTGGGCTGGTCCACTCGCAGCGGGTCCTGCTGGCACTCACCCAGGCCGGCGTCAGCCGCGAGGATTCGTACCGGCTGGTGCAGCGCAACGCGATGAAGGTGTGGGAATCGGACGGCCAGCTGTCGCTGCAGGAACTGCTGAAGGCCGACCCCGAGGTCACCGCGGCGCTGTCACCATCGGAAATCGACGAGAAATTCGATCTGGGCTATCACTTCAAGCATGTCGACACGATCTTCGACCGGGTGTTTTCCTGA
- a CDS encoding EF-hand domain-containing protein codes for MLKYIAAVAVMTVAGPLYAQGSAQETDASHARADAPQKAATPDKAVPATTTPGTPSAVPPAQTSKSAAATTATPPAAPVKTIEGVPQTPARQVAAIVSREFAAYDANRSGRLEKEEFARWMAALKAHAPASEPGESVSKPWTEAAFKQANTSGSGAVSREELTAFFIGAKSTTAGG; via the coding sequence ATGCTGAAGTACATCGCCGCAGTCGCGGTCATGACCGTCGCCGGCCCGCTTTACGCTCAGGGTAGCGCACAGGAAACGGATGCTTCCCACGCGCGTGCGGATGCTCCGCAGAAGGCCGCCACGCCGGACAAGGCGGTGCCGGCAACTACGACCCCGGGTACGCCCAGTGCCGTTCCGCCGGCGCAGACCTCCAAGTCGGCGGCGGCGACGACGGCCACGCCACCCGCGGCGCCGGTAAAGACGATCGAGGGTGTTCCGCAGACGCCGGCGCGTCAGGTGGCGGCGATCGTCAGCCGCGAGTTCGCAGCCTATGATGCGAATCGGTCGGGCCGGCTGGAAAAGGAAGAGTTCGCCAGGTGGATGGCGGCGTTGAAAGCGCATGCTCCTGCCAGCGAGCCTGGCGAATCGGTCAGCAAGCCGTGGACCGAGGCCGCATTCAAGCAGGCGAATACCAGCGGCTCGGGTGCGGTGTCGCGCGAGGAACTGACCGCGTTCTTTATCGGGGCGAAGTCCACCACCGCGGGCGGTTGA
- the radC gene encoding RadC family protein has translation MLDADTPVTDARGHRARLRARLFADAEGLHDHELIEYLLAVALPRQDTKDLAKRLLHEFGGIGGLLAADPQALARVSGMGEISTAAVKIVHAASLRMIRARARAAPVLANWQALADYLHAALAHDTVEEFHVLHLNTRNMLMRDETMSRGTIDEAPVHVREVIRRALDLGSAALILVHNHPSGDPSPSRADIDVTRAIIAAGAPLNITVHDHIIVGVGGQVSLRAKGLI, from the coding sequence ATGCTCGACGCCGATACGCCCGTCACCGACGCCAGGGGCCATCGCGCCCGGCTGCGCGCACGTCTGTTTGCGGACGCGGAGGGCCTGCACGACCATGAGCTGATCGAGTATCTGCTCGCGGTCGCATTGCCGCGGCAGGATACGAAGGACCTCGCCAAGCGGCTGCTGCACGAATTCGGCGGGATCGGCGGATTGCTCGCCGCCGATCCTCAAGCGCTCGCGCGCGTGTCGGGCATGGGAGAGATCAGCACGGCGGCTGTCAAGATCGTGCACGCGGCGTCGCTGCGCATGATCCGCGCGCGCGCGCGCGCCGCCCCCGTGCTTGCCAACTGGCAGGCGCTGGCCGACTATCTGCATGCCGCGCTGGCACATGACACGGTCGAGGAGTTCCACGTCCTCCACCTCAACACGCGCAACATGCTGATGCGTGACGAAACCATGTCGCGCGGCACGATCGACGAGGCGCCGGTCCATGTCCGCGAGGTGATCCGCCGCGCACTGGATCTGGGATCGGCCGCGCTCATCCTCGTCCACAACCATCCCTCCGGCGACCCGTCGCCCAGCCGCGCCGACATCGACGTCACTCGCGCGATCATCGCCGCCGGCGCGCCACTCAACATAACGGTCCATGACCATATCATCGTCGGGGTCGGCGGACAGGTCAGCCTGCGCGCGAAGGGCCTGATCTAG
- a CDS encoding YdbH domain-containing protein — translation MAVSVLALAAAGGVWLSRVPIATRVIDRELARRGVPARYHITDLGLGRQRLTDVVIGDPDAPDLVADWIETATEIGLAGPRVVAIRAGHVRARARWRDGTLSLGAIDRLIPTATGGGPFELPAIDVDVADARVRVDGDGGVVGLRLSGRGRLDDGFSGDVAAVAERYVMGGCTIRAARVALDVIVRRGAPTIAGPLAAQEATCEQGVRVVAPAARVRVALNPALNDWRGEVRALQAQSLAAAGARLTGLGGDVSFAGTASGTSGTGHLSSGAIVIPQARARGGLANGRFGIDRNGLALDGIVSAQGVALNPAGRRRMAGFATAGEGTPLAPLIRRAVGAASLAAGDFSVEAQVQRSSAGIAVPRVSVGATNGARLAMAGAPIRWGEVTFGGQWQLGGGGLPGIDADLRQDRSGAIGGTARVAPYAADGARLDLTPIRFDSRGLATGATLSGPLGDGRVERLTVPVAVRWRGGQVSINPDCTPVRLYALSVSGLRLGPAQFRLCPLGQALVIVANGRVGGGGRLDATAVAGAIGGTPLGVASAGGTVRLATRDFALDDVRATIGAPGRETRIDAMQLAGRLTPAGVVGTFRGAAGQIANVPLVMSEGAGDWALGARGLTLSGGLRVADACAPPRFQSMAARDVTLALRDGEIAATGQLLEPTTVTRVADVAITHRLRSGAGHARLAVPGITFGDKLQPELLTRLTFGVIADVRGTVSGQGDIRWDSQGVTSTGTFTTAKTDLAAAFGPVTGIAGTIRFTDLLALESAPGQVATIASINPGVPVTDGRIVYQTLPNTRVKVESGIWPFAGGTLSLDPTLLDFGAADARRLTFHVTGMDAGKFLQQFDFENLNATGTFDGVLPMIFDANGGRIEGGRLSARPGGGGIAYLGELTEKDLGVWGNLAFQSLRSLTYRNLDIEMDGPLAGEMVTGVRFAGISQGKGARSNFLLRRLTRLPIVFNITIRAPFRGLIDSAASFYDPQRLVARNLQSLIDEQNRQTAAEPRDVQPRASDTVPPAKRD, via the coding sequence GTGGCGGTATCGGTTCTGGCGCTCGCGGCGGCGGGGGGCGTGTGGCTGTCGCGCGTTCCCATCGCGACGCGGGTCATCGATCGCGAACTGGCACGTCGCGGGGTGCCGGCGCGGTATCATATCACCGACCTGGGGCTGGGGCGCCAACGGCTGACCGATGTCGTGATCGGCGATCCTGACGCACCCGATCTGGTGGCGGACTGGATCGAGACGGCGACCGAGATCGGACTCGCGGGGCCGCGCGTCGTCGCGATCCGGGCCGGCCATGTCCGTGCGCGCGCGAGATGGCGCGATGGCACGCTGTCGCTGGGGGCGATCGACCGGCTGATTCCGACCGCAACGGGCGGCGGGCCCTTCGAACTGCCGGCGATCGATGTGGACGTGGCCGATGCGCGGGTGCGGGTGGACGGCGACGGCGGCGTGGTGGGCCTGCGCCTGAGCGGTCGCGGGCGGCTGGACGACGGCTTTTCGGGCGATGTGGCCGCGGTAGCGGAGCGGTATGTCATGGGCGGCTGCACGATTCGTGCGGCGCGCGTGGCGCTCGACGTGATCGTCCGGCGCGGCGCGCCGACAATAGCGGGGCCGTTGGCGGCGCAGGAAGCGACCTGCGAGCAGGGAGTGCGGGTCGTCGCCCCGGCTGCGCGCGTGCGCGTCGCCCTGAACCCCGCGCTGAATGACTGGCGTGGCGAGGTGCGGGCACTTCAGGCGCAGTCGCTCGCCGCGGCGGGGGCGCGTTTGACGGGGCTCGGTGGAGACGTGTCGTTCGCGGGAACGGCCTCCGGCACGTCGGGGACGGGACATCTGTCGAGCGGCGCGATCGTGATACCGCAGGCGCGCGCACGCGGCGGGCTGGCGAATGGCCGCTTCGGCATCGATCGCAACGGCCTCGCGCTCGACGGCATCGTGTCCGCGCAGGGTGTCGCGCTAAATCCGGCGGGGCGGCGGCGGATGGCGGGCTTCGCGACCGCGGGGGAGGGGACGCCGCTGGCGCCCTTGATCCGACGCGCCGTCGGCGCGGCGTCGCTGGCGGCGGGCGACTTCTCGGTCGAGGCGCAGGTCCAGCGAAGCAGCGCGGGCATCGCGGTGCCGCGGGTGTCGGTCGGCGCGACGAATGGCGCACGGTTGGCGATGGCCGGCGCGCCGATCCGGTGGGGCGAGGTGACCTTCGGCGGGCAGTGGCAATTGGGCGGCGGTGGCCTGCCTGGCATCGACGCGGATCTGCGGCAGGATCGGTCGGGCGCCATCGGCGGCACCGCGCGAGTCGCACCCTATGCCGCCGATGGCGCACGGCTCGACCTCACGCCGATCCGCTTCGATTCGCGCGGGCTCGCGACGGGAGCGACGCTCAGCGGGCCGCTCGGCGACGGACGGGTCGAGCGGCTGACCGTGCCGGTCGCGGTACGCTGGCGCGGCGGACAGGTGTCGATCAATCCCGATTGCACGCCTGTTCGCTTGTATGCGCTGTCGGTGTCGGGCCTTCGGCTCGGGCCGGCGCAATTCCGGCTGTGTCCGCTCGGACAGGCATTGGTTATCGTGGCGAACGGTCGGGTGGGTGGCGGGGGGCGCCTCGACGCTACCGCCGTGGCAGGCGCGATCGGTGGGACCCCGCTCGGGGTCGCCAGCGCCGGCGGCACGGTGCGGCTGGCGACGCGCGACTTTGCGCTGGATGATGTGCGCGCCACGATCGGCGCGCCGGGCCGTGAGACGCGGATCGATGCGATGCAACTCGCGGGGCGGCTCACCCCGGCGGGGGTGGTCGGGACGTTCCGGGGTGCTGCGGGGCAGATCGCCAACGTTCCCCTCGTGATGAGCGAGGGGGCGGGCGACTGGGCGCTGGGCGCGCGCGGGCTGACGCTGTCGGGCGGACTGCGGGTCGCCGATGCCTGCGCGCCGCCGCGGTTTCAGTCGATGGCGGCGCGCGACGTGACGCTCGCGCTGCGGGATGGCGAGATCGCGGCGACCGGGCAGCTGCTGGAGCCGACCACCGTCACCCGCGTCGCCGATGTCGCGATCACCCACCGGCTGAGATCGGGCGCGGGCCATGCGCGGCTGGCGGTCCCCGGCATCACGTTCGGCGACAAGCTCCAGCCGGAACTGCTGACGCGGTTGACCTTCGGGGTGATCGCGGATGTGCGCGGCACCGTGAGCGGGCAGGGGGACATCCGCTGGGATTCGCAGGGCGTGACCAGCACCGGCACCTTCACCACCGCCAAAACCGATCTCGCCGCCGCGTTCGGTCCCGTCACGGGAATTGCCGGAACGATCCGGTTCACCGACCTGCTCGCGCTGGAAAGCGCCCCCGGGCAGGTCGCCACCATCGCCTCGATCAATCCGGGCGTGCCGGTGACCGACGGGCGCATCGTCTATCAGACGCTGCCGAACACGCGGGTGAAGGTGGAGAGCGGCATCTGGCCGTTCGCCGGCGGGACGCTGTCGCTGGACCCGACGCTGCTCGACTTCGGCGCCGCGGACGCGCGCCGTCTGACCTTCCACGTCACGGGAATGGACGCGGGCAAGTTCCTGCAACAGTTCGATTTCGAGAATCTCAACGCGACCGGCACGTTCGACGGCGTGCTGCCGATGATCTTCGACGCGAACGGCGGGCGAATCGAGGGCGGGCGGCTGTCCGCGCGGCCGGGCGGGGGCGGGATCGCCTATCTGGGCGAACTGACCGAGAAGGATCTGGGGGTCTGGGGCAATCTGGCGTTCCAGTCGCTGCGCTCGCTCACGTATCGCAACCTGGACATCGAAATGGACGGGCCGCTGGCGGGCGAGATGGTGACGGGGGTCCGGTTCGCCGGGATCAGCCAGGGCAAGGGGGCCAGGAGCAACTTCCTGCTGCGGCGGCTGACGCGATTGCCGATCGTGTTCAACATCACGATCCGCGCGCCCTTCCGCGGGCTGATCGATTCGGCGGCGTCCTTCTACGATCCGCAGCGGCTGGTCGCGCGCAACCTGCAGTCGCTGATCGACGAGCAGAACCGCCAGACCGCAGCGGAACCGCGCGACGTTCAGCCGCGCGCAAGCGACACTGTGCCACCAGCGAAACGGGATTGA
- a CDS encoding YnbE family lipoprotein: MGDTTSSDMRNMRILAALPLLFGAGCVNISAPDKPIQINLNINVTQEVVYRLDNEAKSLIKQNPGIF, from the coding sequence ATGGGCGACACGACCTCCAGCGACATGAGGAATATGCGGATCCTGGCGGCGCTGCCGCTGCTGTTCGGGGCGGGATGCGTCAACATCTCCGCGCCGGACAAGCCGATCCAGATCAATCTCAACATCAACGTGACGCAGGAAGTGGTCTATCGCCTCGACAACGAGGCGAAGTCGCTCATCAAGCAGAACCCGGGGATTTTCTGA
- a CDS encoding YdbL family protein: MTRKHIMTIAAAVVLAGVSGAALAQRDPAYAAARAAGQVGEQPDGYLGVVGAGNADLRALVSNINIQRKAAYTQKAQASGATVEQLAFTSGCNLIAQTKPGEKYKAPSGAWETRGSGPAERDSRCV, from the coding sequence ATGACTCGCAAGCATATCATGACGATCGCCGCCGCGGTGGTGCTGGCGGGTGTATCGGGTGCGGCGCTGGCGCAGCGCGACCCCGCCTATGCCGCGGCGCGGGCGGCGGGGCAGGTGGGCGAGCAGCCCGACGGCTATCTGGGTGTCGTCGGGGCGGGCAACGCGGACCTGCGCGCGCTCGTCAGCAACATCAATATCCAGCGCAAGGCCGCCTACACGCAAAAGGCGCAGGCTTCGGGCGCGACCGTCGAGCAACTCGCCTTCACCAGCGGCTGCAACCTGATCGCGCAGACAAAGCCGGGCGAGAAGTACAAGGCGCCCAGCGGTGCGTGGGAAACGCGCGGCAGCGGTCCGGCCGAGCGCGATTCGCGCTGCGTGTGA
- a CDS encoding AtpZ/AtpI family protein, with protein sequence MAEDRPGQDFHDAADPRLASLDRRLEQARRDEAVRTGGVHEQGDAGYQLGNRVLAALIGSLVGSALIGWLVDRWFGTSPWGLIVLLFLGIAVAFRQIIRLTTRRPDQPDA encoded by the coding sequence ATGGCGGAGGACAGGCCCGGACAGGATTTCCACGACGCGGCGGACCCGCGGCTCGCTTCCCTCGATCGACGGCTGGAGCAGGCGCGCAGGGACGAGGCGGTTCGCACGGGGGGCGTGCACGAACAGGGTGATGCCGGCTATCAGCTGGGCAACCGCGTTCTTGCCGCGCTCATCGGAAGTCTTGTCGGTTCGGCGCTGATCGGCTGGCTCGTAGACCGCTGGTTCGGCACCTCGCCGTGGGGACTGATCGTGCTGCTGTTCCTGGGAATAGCGGTGGCGTTCAGGCAGATCATTCGCCTGACGACCAGGCGCCCGGACCAACCGGACGCTTGA